TGGGCGAACGTTCGACTCCGCGAGGGCGCCGCCGACGTCATCGAAGCGTTGAACGACGCGGGCGTGACGACCGCCATCTTCACCGGCGGGTTCGAGAAGGGCGTCGCCGCCGCGCTCGACCGCGAGGGCGTCGCGGTCGACGCCATCGTCGCCAACCGGCTGCCCGTCGAGGACGGCGCACTCACGGGCGGAGTCGAGGGCGCGCTCGTGGAGGGCACGAAGGACGACGCACTCCGCGAGTACGCGGACGAGCACGGCGTCGCGATGACGGACACGGTCGCGGTCGGCGACGGCGCGAACGACCTCCCGATGCTCGAGGTCGCCGGGCTCGCGATCGGGTTCGAGCCCAAGCCCGCGGTCGAACCGGCGTGCGACGTCACCGTGTCGACGATGCCCGAGCTCGTCGACGTCCTCGAAGCCGAAGGCATCCTCTAGGCGGTCGCGACCGCAGTTCTTTCGTTACGGTACTCGTCCGTCGAGCCACGCGAGCGGCGTGTACGTCCCGGTGGTTTCGCCGACCGGGAACGAGCCGACTTCGCGCCAGGCACCGTCGCCGCCGCCGTCGTCAGCGGTGCCGTCGTCGTCGGGGGCGTCGGTAGCGTCGTCGGCCGGGTCAGCGCGGAGCAGCGACCCGCGGTGCGTTCCCGCGACGAGCGTGCGCTCGCTCTCGGCGCCGTCGACCCCGTTGGTCGGGACCGCGCCGAGGCCGGTGACGACCTCGGTCGGCGTCGGGTACGCGATGGGTTCGAGGCTGTCGCCGGGGCGGTACGCGAAGAACCCGGGGTCCTCGTCGGGAGCGTCCCAGTTTCCCGAACTCGAGAGCGCGCCGGCGGCGTACGTCGTGCCGTCGTGGTGGAAGACCGTGCGGAAGTACCGCTGGTCGACGCCGTCGTCCAGTCGCGTCCACGACCGGCCGGCGTCGGTCGTCCGGAACAGCCCGAACCCGGTCGCCGCGATCCACGTCTCCGCGTCGACGACGGCGAGCTCGTGGACGTCGTCGTGGACGTCTCCAGGGCGCCTGCTCCAGTCGATCTCGTTGCTATCGGTAGGACGTGCGCTCCAGTCGACGTCGTCGCCGTCGCCGGCGACCTCGGGCCGCGGGTCGGTGATGGGACCACGGCGCTCGCTCCACGTCTCGCCGCGGTCCTCGCTCGCGTGGACGCCGCCGACCTCGACAGCCGCGACGACGCCCTCGGGTCGCCCCGGCAGGCCCTTCGCGTCGCGGACGTGCGCGAGGTCCTCGTGGCGGGGGAGGCGCCAGTGCTCGCGCGACGGCAGGTCCTGGAAGCCCTCGCACTCGCGCCACTCGAGCGCGCTCGCCGCAAGGCCGATGCCGTCCGTCCCGACGTCGTCGGGGACGGTCGCGGCGTACATCGCGGCCGGCCGGGTGCCGGCGTACAGCGTCTCGCCGTCGCTGCTCGCACCGACCGCGTACGCCGCCTCGCCTGGAGCCCCGAGGTCGACCCACTCCTCGCCCGTCGGCGAGTGGTAGAGGCCCGTCGCGGTCGCGGCGAACAACCCACCGGAACCGACGTCGTCGAGTCGGCGGAGTCGCATCACCGCGCCGGACTCGAGCACCTGCTCGGTCGTCGCTGTATCGTCTCCGTTCGCGTCACGGACGCCAGCGAGGCGGTACGCGCCGTCGTCGCTCCCGACGTAGAGCATACGCGAACGGTCGACCGGATTCGAGAAAAGCGTTCCCGGAACGCGGTTTTGGTAAACTATCCGATGCGTTAGCCGGGTCGGTCCTCGACGATCGCGTCACGGGGGACGACGCCGCGTCAGTTCTCGACGACCGCATCCCGGTACCGCTCCGCGCGCTCGCTCGGCAGGAGCATCCCGTCGGATTCCTCGACGAACGCGACCACGCGCTCGGCGACCTCGACGTCGTCGAGCGACCCCTGTCCACTCCCGGGTTCGCTGGCCGCAGTGGTGCGCGCGGCGACGAGGTCGCCGACGAGCGCCACCTGCTCGTTCACGCGGTCGACGAGGTACCCGACGTCCTCGACGGTCTCGACGACGTCCGCGTACGCCGCCGCGTCAGCCTCGGGGTCGAGCGTCGCCGCGTCGTCCGCCGCGTGGTCGTGGACGGCCTCCACCGCGGCGACGCCGCGCTCGGTCGCCGCCTGCAGGTCCGCGAGGAGGTCCACGATCGGCGGTGCGTCGGGGTCGCCGTCGGCCACGCGCTGGAACGCGACGACGAGGTCGCTGTCGGGCATGCACGACCGTACGGAGAGCAGCCCCAAGAGCACGGTGGGTCCCGACGCGGACGCCGTAAAGCGGTCGCGATGTATCGCTCACTCGGACTCGTCCGCTCCGCTCGCGGCCGACTCCCGCCCGCTCGCAGCGTTCGGACTCGCACGGGTGGGCCTCTCCGCGACGTATCGTCGCCGGACGCGGCCAGCGAGCTTCGCGGCGACGAACCCACCGATCCCGACGAGGACGATGGTCCCGCCGGCGGCGACGTCGAAGCGGTACGAGACGGTGACGCCCGCGATCGTCGTGGCCTGCGCGACGCCGATCGCCGCGACGACCGAGCGCGCGAACCCGCTCGCGGCGGTCGTCGTGGCGACCGGGATCACGAGCATCGCCGCGACGAGGATGACGCCCATGATCTGCATCGCGCCGACGACCACGATCGCCGTCAGGACCGCCAGCAGGCGGTTGTAGTGGCCGACGTCGAGCCCGGCGGCTCGAGCACCGATCTCGTCGAACGTGACGTAGAGCAACGGCCGGTACGCGACGGCGACGACGCCGACGACGACCGCGCTCAGCACCAGCAGGATGGTGGTGTTCGTCCGCGTGACGGTCG
The Halorubellus sp. JP-L1 DNA segment above includes these coding regions:
- the serB gene encoding phosphoserine phosphatase SerB, with the protein product MTLVAFDFDGTLSDSEMTVLLGDECGVADEMAAITQRAMNDEIGYAESLRQRAALLDGLSEDAAGRAWANVRLREGAADVIEALNDAGVTTAIFTGGFEKGVAAALDREGVAVDAIVANRLPVEDGALTGGVEGALVEGTKDDALREYADEHGVAMTDTVAVGDGANDLPMLEVAGLAIGFEPKPAVEPACDVTVSTMPELVDVLEAEGIL
- a CDS encoding glycosyl hydrolase, translated to MLYVGSDDGAYRLAGVRDANGDDTATTEQVLESGAVMRLRRLDDVGSGGLFAATATGLYHSPTGEEWVDLGAPGEAAYAVGASSDGETLYAGTRPAAMYAATVPDDVGTDGIGLAASALEWRECEGFQDLPSREHWRLPRHEDLAHVRDAKGLPGRPEGVVAAVEVGGVHASEDRGETWSERRGPITDPRPEVAGDGDDVDWSARPTDSNEIDWSRRPGDVHDDVHELAVVDAETWIAATGFGLFRTTDAGRSWTRLDDGVDQRYFRTVFHHDGTTYAAGALSSSGNWDAPDEDPGFFAYRPGDSLEPIAYPTPTEVVTGLGAVPTNGVDGAESERTLVAGTHRGSLLRADPADDATDAPDDDGTADDGGGDGAWREVGSFPVGETTGTYTPLAWLDGRVP